The following proteins come from a genomic window of Pseudomonas syringae:
- a CDS encoding HAMP domain-containing protein has product MNRPTPVKTDNFFLLIFRALRHRRIPIALRIASHNVILVALALVIYAGVMGLQFKQAMHEQADALGQALTTQTATSATELLVSNDILSLNVLLGNLVKNPLVAHAAIYSVDNRILAEAGQRPKNGILGEAQGLYEIKITFQDTMAGHLRISLDMSQFQQPMTISLQSMGILAGILLALALALSLRLGRHISTPLMQMRIWLRNIDPYTPATDRQDEIGDLARQLRTSFAPPEPEPLPEPEAEYDEQDDDPYLEPEEKPAPTVSVRTPAASEPKPRLPAPPVQRRIVAEEDEEDEEDPFADLRDTSSSTPAARPAAASAAVQSEPHDSAVLAVQLGAQDQLRRLPRARLTELLQRYRDCLDQAASLYEGELHTLNDGSTLMLFHSHESGEDYLTNAICCGELLRALSHALQIEVADSGITLQLQLGLTLGENLSDLSQIDLLLTETAQDALALSQHSRNLLLVERRINDDPLIRQRARIRPIASPEGACCVERLMEPYPSMLERQLSRMHETNKV; this is encoded by the coding sequence GTGAACCGGCCCACGCCCGTTAAAACCGATAATTTCTTCCTGCTCATCTTTCGTGCCCTGCGTCATCGCCGGATACCGATCGCTTTGCGCATTGCCAGCCATAACGTGATCCTGGTCGCCTTGGCGCTGGTGATCTACGCCGGTGTCATGGGGCTGCAGTTCAAGCAGGCCATGCATGAACAGGCTGATGCGCTGGGGCAGGCCCTGACGACCCAGACCGCCACCTCGGCCACCGAGCTGTTGGTGTCCAACGACATCCTCAGTCTCAACGTGCTTCTGGGCAATCTGGTCAAGAACCCGCTGGTGGCGCACGCCGCTATCTATAGCGTGGACAACCGTATTCTTGCGGAAGCCGGCCAGCGCCCGAAAAACGGGATTCTGGGTGAGGCGCAGGGGCTGTATGAAATCAAGATAACCTTCCAGGACACGATGGCGGGTCATCTGCGCATCAGCCTCGACATGTCGCAGTTCCAGCAGCCGATGACCATCAGCCTGCAAAGCATGGGCATTCTGGCCGGTATCCTGCTGGCACTCGCGCTGGCCCTGAGCCTGCGCCTGGGGCGGCATATCTCTACGCCGCTGATGCAGATGCGCATCTGGCTGCGCAACATCGACCCGTACACCCCGGCCACTGACCGTCAGGATGAGATCGGCGACCTTGCCCGTCAGTTGCGCACCTCGTTCGCGCCACCCGAGCCAGAGCCGCTGCCCGAGCCTGAAGCCGAATACGACGAACAGGATGATGACCCGTATCTGGAGCCGGAAGAAAAGCCTGCGCCAACGGTTTCGGTACGCACACCCGCCGCCAGCGAGCCGAAGCCTCGCCTGCCAGCGCCGCCCGTGCAGCGTCGCATCGTTGCCGAAGAAGATGAAGAAGACGAGGAAGATCCGTTCGCGGACCTGCGTGACACGTCAAGCAGCACACCGGCCGCGCGCCCCGCTGCCGCTTCTGCTGCTGTTCAGAGCGAGCCCCACGACAGCGCCGTGCTGGCCGTACAGCTTGGCGCGCAGGACCAGTTGCGCCGCCTGCCGCGTGCCCGTCTGACCGAACTGCTGCAACGTTATCGCGACTGCCTCGATCAGGCGGCTTCCCTGTACGAAGGCGAGCTGCACACCCTGAATGACGGCAGCACCCTGATGCTGTTCCACAGCCACGAAAGCGGCGAAGACTACCTGACCAATGCGATTTGCTGCGGCGAGCTGCTGCGGGCACTGAGTCATGCCTTGCAGATTGAAGTCGCAGACAGCGGCATCACCTTGCAACTGCAACTGGGCCTGACGCTGGGTGAAAACCTGAGCGATCTGAGTCAGATCGATCTGCTGCTGACCGAGACCGCTCAGGATGCATTGGCACTGTCACAGCACAGTCGCAACCTGCTGCTGGTAGAGCGGCGCATCAACGATGATCCGCTGATCCGCCAACGCGCGCGCATCCGCCCCATCGCCAGCCCCGAAGGCGCCTGCTGCGTGGAACGCCTGATGGAGCCCTACCCGTCAATGCTCGAACGGCAGCTGTCGCGCATGCATGAGACCAACAAGGTCTGA
- the serB gene encoding phosphoserine phosphatase SerB — MREIVLINITGVDRPGLTAAITGVLAQGGVNILDIGQAVIHDTLSFGILVEIPDTVEGSSVLKDILFTAYKLDQQVRFTAVSEEDYQLWVDGQGKARHIVTLLTRKVTAEQLQCVSAITAKYGLNIDQIDRLSGRMPLDTPVDKGKGCIEFTVRGEPADPKAMQAEFLAVAQDLNVDIAFQQDSLFRRNRRLAVFDMDSTLIEAEVIDELAKAAGVGEQVSEITERAMRGELDFSASFKERLALLKGLDVSVLDEIGASLRLTEGAETLFAELKRLGYKTAILSGGFTYFAKQLQAKLGIDYVFANELEVVDGKVTGVAVEPIVNAQRKADLLRELAHKEGLSLEQTIAVGDGANDLPMLAIAGLGVAFRAKPLVKQSARQAISTLGLDGVLYLLGFRDREAQH, encoded by the coding sequence TTGCGCGAAATCGTCCTGATTAACATCACTGGTGTCGACCGTCCCGGTCTCACCGCAGCCATCACCGGCGTCCTCGCCCAGGGTGGCGTGAACATTCTCGATATTGGTCAGGCGGTGATCCACGACACCCTGTCGTTCGGCATCCTGGTTGAAATTCCGGATACCGTCGAAGGCTCGTCTGTGCTCAAGGATATTCTGTTCACGGCCTACAAGCTGGATCAGCAGGTGCGCTTCACGGCGGTGTCCGAAGAAGATTATCAGCTGTGGGTCGACGGCCAGGGCAAGGCGCGGCATATCGTGACGTTGCTGACCCGCAAAGTCACTGCCGAGCAATTGCAGTGCGTCAGCGCCATTACCGCGAAATACGGGCTGAACATCGATCAGATCGACCGTCTTTCCGGGCGCATGCCACTCGATACGCCGGTCGACAAAGGCAAGGGCTGCATCGAGTTCACCGTGCGCGGCGAGCCTGCCGACCCTAAAGCCATGCAGGCCGAGTTTCTTGCCGTGGCGCAGGATCTGAACGTCGATATCGCTTTTCAGCAGGATTCACTGTTCCGTCGCAACCGCCGCCTGGCAGTGTTCGATATGGACTCGACCCTGATCGAAGCGGAAGTGATCGACGAACTGGCCAAGGCCGCAGGCGTCGGCGAGCAGGTTTCCGAGATCACCGAGCGGGCGATGCGCGGCGAGCTGGATTTCAGCGCAAGCTTCAAGGAGCGTCTGGCGCTGCTCAAGGGGCTGGACGTCAGCGTGCTGGATGAAATCGGTGCCTCGCTAAGGCTTACCGAAGGCGCTGAAACACTGTTCGCCGAACTCAAGCGCCTGGGCTACAAGACCGCGATTCTGTCGGGTGGCTTCACCTACTTTGCCAAACAGCTGCAAGCGAAACTGGGCATCGACTATGTATTCGCCAACGAGCTGGAAGTGGTCGACGGCAAGGTGACCGGCGTTGCCGTCGAGCCCATCGTCAATGCTCAGCGTAAAGCCGACCTGCTGCGCGAACTTGCGCACAAGGAAGGCCTGAGCCTTGAGCAGACCATCGCGGTCGGCGACGGGGCCAATGATCTGCCGATGCTGGCAATTGCCGGGCTGGGCGTGGCATTCCGCGCCAAGCCGCTGGTCAAGCAATCTGCCAGACAGGCGATTTCGACGTTGGGGCTGGACGGTGTGCTGTATTTGCTGGGTTTCCGCGACCGTGAGGCGCAGCACTGA
- a CDS encoding molecular chaperone: MSNFSLPLLLRAPTPTQSSLTFCEATPRDLKRWISRLPKANLGEMARQLYQGLTELNQLVTPSDNRLQLLELLRPEVYFVCKHLERHFLNQAIVLDERPRKVANLCQALQNHLATGYKQIIQQVAARYSKDQSGLLGTALQRALHGLNGPLIRANQLYCPVQEGLWLEIHQLYQIARHYGLHYAMIDEPLAHHTKALSVEQTYVIALLMGCSRCNQMRQLNIGKLADALEAWSPLVKLQSPAEESSLFALDATADKPPLYSTLFTDEKMHGLLGINTAALAEAINQYLALPDDQRSPSRLLIPTGINTDLLQHLAAAWGDVAERVFQRTAGQGTLKLCIGMSALHYYVAGQKSFSQLLQLQNATSVASFSLKMANDSEDDPWSSAFDTQRGNTSSVLLPYEEIEYPKIDGDTDSLSNGQHTFPTFDLNIVNHSPGGYCLAWQKDVPQQLQAGELVGIQDDAGQGWSVAIVRWVRQVRSGGTQMGIELIAPFAQPCGMQLIREQQNSQYLRTLMLPEVRAMDKPPTVLAPRLPFQEGSKVMINVSGEERRASLNNRRISSASYNQFEYQMYDAPKAAETEKVQPGQEFDSLWGSL, from the coding sequence ATGAGTAATTTTAGCCTCCCTCTGTTGTTGCGTGCCCCCACGCCAACGCAGTCGAGCCTGACGTTCTGTGAAGCCACTCCACGCGACCTGAAACGCTGGATCTCCAGACTGCCCAAGGCAAATCTCGGGGAAATGGCGCGCCAGCTGTATCAAGGCCTGACCGAACTGAACCAGTTGGTCACCCCCAGCGACAACCGTTTGCAACTGCTTGAACTGCTACGCCCCGAGGTGTATTTCGTCTGCAAGCACCTTGAGCGTCACTTTCTCAACCAGGCCATCGTGCTCGACGAGCGGCCGCGCAAGGTTGCCAATCTTTGCCAGGCCCTGCAAAACCACTTGGCGACTGGCTACAAGCAGATCATTCAGCAGGTCGCAGCGCGTTACAGCAAGGATCAGAGCGGCCTGCTCGGCACCGCACTGCAACGCGCGCTGCATGGCCTCAACGGGCCGCTGATTCGCGCCAACCAGCTCTATTGCCCGGTGCAGGAAGGGCTCTGGCTCGAGATTCACCAGCTCTATCAGATCGCCCGTCATTACGGGCTGCATTACGCAATGATCGACGAGCCTCTGGCGCACCACACCAAAGCCCTGAGCGTCGAACAAACCTATGTGATTGCCCTGCTGATGGGCTGCTCGCGCTGCAATCAGATGCGCCAATTGAATATCGGCAAGCTGGCCGACGCGCTCGAAGCCTGGAGCCCGCTGGTCAAGCTGCAATCGCCTGCTGAAGAAAGCAGCCTGTTTGCGCTGGACGCCACTGCTGACAAGCCGCCGTTGTACAGCACGCTGTTCACTGATGAGAAGATGCACGGACTGCTCGGCATCAATACCGCTGCGCTGGCGGAAGCAATCAATCAGTATCTGGCCCTGCCGGATGATCAACGCTCACCGTCCAGGCTGCTGATACCGACCGGCATCAATACCGACTTGCTGCAACATCTGGCAGCGGCCTGGGGCGATGTGGCCGAACGCGTCTTCCAGCGCACCGCCGGGCAAGGCACGCTGAAACTGTGCATCGGCATGAGCGCTCTGCATTATTACGTTGCCGGTCAGAAATCGTTCAGCCAGCTGCTACAGTTGCAGAACGCGACCAGTGTGGCGAGTTTTTCGCTCAAGATGGCCAACGACTCCGAGGATGATCCCTGGTCTTCGGCCTTCGACACACAGCGCGGCAATACCTCATCGGTCCTGCTGCCGTATGAAGAGATCGAATACCCGAAAATCGACGGCGACACTGACTCGCTTTCCAACGGTCAGCACACATTCCCGACGTTTGACCTGAACATCGTCAACCACAGCCCCGGTGGTTATTGCCTGGCGTGGCAGAAGGATGTGCCACAACAATTGCAGGCGGGCGAACTGGTGGGTATTCAGGACGATGCCGGCCAGGGCTGGAGCGTGGCCATTGTGCGCTGGGTTCGCCAGGTACGCAGCGGCGGTACGCAGATGGGCATCGAATTGATCGCGCCTTTTGCCCAGCCATGCGGCATGCAGTTGATCCGAGAGCAACAGAACAGCCAGTACTTGCGTACCTTGATGCTGCCGGAAGTACGCGCCATGGACAAACCGCCGACCGTGCTCGCGCCGCGCCTGCCGTTTCAGGAAGGCAGCAAGGTGATGATCAACGTCAGTGGCGAGGAACGCCGGGCCTCACTGAACAACCGGCGCATCAGCAGCGCCAGTTACAACCAGTTCGAGTATCAGATGTACGACGCACCGAAAGCGGCCGAGACCGAAAAAGTGCAGCCGGGGCAGGAGTTCGATTCCTTGTGGGGCTCGCTGTAG
- a CDS encoding HDOD domain-containing protein — protein sequence MPTESAPHHLAPKTLDAWVKQLDGIALPVPAVNHAHVRSALNDSRRSLREIAEMMQESPALVLSVMREANHHTHGMTEQAESLEIAINRLGLARTETLLGRLPAKPPAEIPAAYRQLILVSQHATQQANGLFASRLARLWQDIHLGSLLFLAPLWPMALAYPKLLEELEVRVIHKGHSSDAVEKELFGVNLLDLCLALAEFWRLPVWVTRGYKLLINERRELAKTLRIARESRSPLEQQQLMDADPNLRRWLNQPANTVLLGNGLALAAQQAWNSPHCLRWERLTSLYLQQPLSEVQQQAHQNAASSARIHAENDLWHPAESLIWPWDARRVRRDNEPTPPPSADALQLWRKQCAELLQEPSPFINAMHLTTSARDAFMACGMQRVMLLMLDKTSSVLRVNQLAGLPQDAATLQLFVKESTVLQRLLTQPTQLRMTPANNAQFSALLPAPLKTLFSGQNWLIRSLSNNGKVMLLVVADQGGGVLSEISVQAFGKTAQCIERALGIFSHRKA from the coding sequence ATGCCGACAGAAAGCGCACCACATCACCTGGCTCCAAAAACGCTTGATGCCTGGGTCAAACAACTCGACGGTATCGCGTTGCCGGTTCCTGCCGTCAATCATGCTCACGTTCGTTCAGCGCTCAATGACAGCCGCCGTTCGCTGCGTGAAATCGCCGAAATGATGCAGGAAAGTCCTGCACTGGTGCTGAGTGTGATGCGCGAAGCCAACCATCACACCCACGGGATGACCGAGCAGGCCGAAAGCCTAGAAATCGCCATCAATCGCTTGGGGCTGGCGCGCACTGAAACCCTGCTGGGTCGCCTGCCAGCCAAACCACCCGCAGAAATCCCCGCCGCCTATCGCCAGCTGATCCTGGTCAGCCAGCACGCCACTCAACAGGCCAACGGGCTTTTTGCCAGCCGGCTTGCGCGGCTCTGGCAGGATATTCATCTGGGCAGCCTGCTGTTCCTCGCGCCGCTCTGGCCCATGGCGCTGGCCTATCCAAAATTGCTGGAAGAGCTGGAAGTAAGGGTTATCCACAAGGGACACTCCAGCGACGCGGTGGAAAAAGAGCTATTTGGCGTCAACCTGCTGGACTTGTGCCTGGCGCTGGCCGAGTTCTGGCGTCTGCCGGTCTGGGTGACCCGCGGCTACAAGCTGCTGATCAATGAACGACGCGAGCTGGCCAAGACGCTGCGCATCGCCCGTGAAAGCCGCAGCCCGCTGGAACAGCAACAGCTGATGGACGCTGACCCCAACCTGCGCCGCTGGCTGAATCAGCCCGCCAATACCGTGTTGCTGGGCAACGGCCTGGCGCTGGCGGCACAACAGGCCTGGAACAGCCCGCACTGCCTGCGCTGGGAGCGACTGACCAGCCTTTATCTGCAACAACCGCTGAGCGAAGTGCAACAACAGGCGCACCAGAACGCGGCCAGCAGCGCGCGCATTCATGCGGAAAACGATCTGTGGCACCCGGCCGAATCGCTGATCTGGCCGTGGGATGCGCGTCGCGTCCGGCGCGATAACGAACCCACACCACCGCCATCGGCCGACGCCCTGCAATTATGGCGCAAGCAGTGCGCCGAGCTGTTGCAGGAGCCGAGCCCGTTCATCAACGCCATGCACCTGACCACCTCGGCTCGTGATGCGTTCATGGCGTGCGGCATGCAACGGGTCATGCTGCTGATGCTCGACAAGACCTCATCGGTGCTACGGGTCAATCAGCTTGCCGGTCTGCCCCAGGACGCCGCCACCTTGCAGCTGTTCGTCAAGGAAAGCACCGTGCTGCAACGCCTGCTGACCCAGCCGACCCAGCTGCGTATGACGCCGGCCAACAACGCACAGTTTTCGGCTTTGCTGCCCGCGCCGCTCAAGACACTGTTCAGCGGCCAGAACTGGCTGATTCGCTCGCTGAGCAATAACGGCAAGGTCATGCTGCTGGTCGTCGCGGACCAGGGTGGCGGTGTCTTGTCGGAAATTTCCGTTCAGGCATTCGGAAAAACCGCGCAATGTATTGAACGGGCACTTGGTATCTTTAGTCATCGCAAAGCGTGA
- the asd gene encoding archaetidylserine decarboxylase (Phosphatidylserine decarboxylase is synthesized as a single chain precursor. Generation of the pyruvoyl active site from a Ser is coupled to cleavage of a Gly-Ser bond between the larger (beta) and smaller (alpha chains). It is an integral membrane protein.) yields the protein MKDRLFILSQYLLPHHLLSRLAGCVAECRVRWFKNAFTAWFARRYQVDMSQALVEDLTSYEHFNAFFTRALKPDARPLDTTPGAILSPADGAVSQLGPIEHGRIFQAKGHSFSVLELLGGDPKLSAPFMGGEFATVYLSPKDYHRVHMPLAGTLREMVYVPGRIFSVNQTTAENVPELFARNERVVCLFDTERGPMAVVLVGAMIVASVETVWAGLVTPPKRELKTFRYDEAARAPIHLEKGAEMGRFKLGSTAIVLFGPNQVQWVEQLKAGSSVQMGQALAVPKHA from the coding sequence ATGAAAGACCGTCTGTTTATTCTCAGTCAGTACCTGTTGCCGCACCACTTGCTGTCCCGACTGGCTGGCTGTGTCGCCGAGTGCCGCGTGCGCTGGTTCAAGAACGCATTTACCGCCTGGTTCGCCCGCCGCTATCAGGTGGACATGTCGCAGGCGCTGGTCGAAGACCTGACCTCCTACGAGCACTTCAACGCCTTTTTCACCCGCGCCCTGAAACCCGACGCGCGTCCGCTGGACACCACCCCCGGCGCGATTCTGTCGCCCGCCGACGGGGCAGTCAGTCAACTGGGCCCGATCGAGCATGGCCGGATCTTCCAGGCCAAGGGTCATAGCTTCAGCGTCCTTGAATTGCTGGGCGGCGACCCGAAGCTTTCTGCGCCGTTCATGGGCGGCGAGTTCGCCACGGTCTACCTGTCGCCGAAAGATTACCACCGCGTGCACATGCCGCTCGCCGGTACGCTGCGTGAAATGGTCTACGTGCCGGGTCGCATCTTTTCGGTCAACCAGACCACCGCTGAAAACGTACCGGAGCTGTTCGCCCGTAACGAACGCGTGGTTTGCCTGTTCGATACCGAGCGCGGGCCAATGGCCGTAGTGCTGGTGGGTGCAATGATCGTGGCGTCGGTCGAAACAGTCTGGGCCGGGCTGGTCACGCCGCCCAAGCGTGAACTGAAGACTTTCCGTTACGACGAAGCGGCACGTGCGCCGATCCATCTGGAGAAAGGCGCAGAGATGGGTCGCTTCAAGCTGGGCTCTACCGCCATCGTGCTGTTCGGGCCGAACCAGGTGCAATGGGTCGAGCAACTGAAGGCTGGCTCCAGCGTGCAGATGGGGCAGGCGTTGGCGGTTCCGAAACACGCCTGA
- a CDS encoding PqiC family protein, with protein MNFLRFPLILLMTGVLGLAGCSSRQPTALYQLDSGEPGQPKQSSGLAVLLGPVSVADYLQRETLLQRQPDGTLTVSPDGRWAGNLSSDIDQLLLRQLAWKLDSQRVVMAPAVANFTPDVQVVLSITRLDSGARQPAVLDAQWRLLDRKGHVRDSRLVHLEQVHSGSSADQVKAQGMLLQRLVDQVSTAIKPIAWQPLDEPKKAPVAKAKEPDKPRMPLASPIRTDLEVFRF; from the coding sequence TGGGTCTGGCTGGTTGCAGTTCGCGCCAGCCGACCGCGCTTTATCAGCTCGATAGCGGTGAGCCGGGTCAGCCGAAACAGAGTAGCGGTCTGGCAGTATTGCTGGGTCCTGTTTCGGTGGCCGACTATCTGCAACGCGAAACCCTTCTGCAACGCCAGCCCGATGGCACCTTGACCGTATCGCCCGACGGGCGCTGGGCGGGCAATCTGTCGTCGGATATCGACCAGTTGCTGTTGCGGCAACTGGCCTGGAAACTGGACAGCCAGCGCGTCGTGATGGCGCCTGCGGTTGCCAATTTCACCCCGGATGTTCAGGTTGTATTGTCGATCACACGACTGGACTCCGGCGCCAGACAGCCTGCCGTTCTGGATGCGCAATGGCGCCTTCTGGACCGCAAGGGCCATGTGCGCGATAGCCGGCTGGTGCACCTTGAACAGGTCCATTCCGGTAGCTCGGCCGATCAGGTCAAGGCGCAAGGTATGCTCTTGCAGCGCCTGGTCGATCAGGTCAGCACGGCAATCAAACCGATTGCCTGGCAGCCACTGGATGAGCCGAAGAAAGCCCCGGTCGCGAAGGCCAAAGAGCCCGACAAGCCAAGAATGCCGCTGGCGTCCCCTATACGGACCGATCTTGAAGTGTTCCGCTTCTAG